A genomic window from Planococcus rifietoensis includes:
- the flgC gene encoding flagellar basal body rod protein FlgC — MSLFNGLNISASGLTANRLRMDVVSSNIANANTNRAELVNGEWVPYRRKTVELSTAGASPFAKQLTAAMENKGAGAGVKASAIREDATPFPVTYDPEHPDADAEGYVRTSNVDPIKEMVDLMSATRSYEANVTAMNASKSMFMKALEIGK, encoded by the coding sequence ATGTCTTTATTTAATGGTCTGAATATTAGCGCATCTGGTCTAACCGCCAACCGTTTGCGAATGGATGTTGTGTCTTCGAATATCGCCAACGCCAATACGAACCGTGCAGAGTTGGTCAACGGGGAATGGGTACCTTACCGCCGCAAGACTGTGGAATTATCGACCGCCGGCGCTTCGCCATTCGCTAAGCAATTAACGGCCGCCATGGAAAATAAAGGAGCCGGGGCAGGCGTAAAAGCAAGTGCCATCCGTGAAGACGCTACACCGTTTCCGGTCACTTACGATCCGGAACATCCGGACGCAGATGCTGAAGGATATGTGCGCACGTCGAATGTGGACCCGATCAAGGAAATGGTCGATTTGATGTCGGCGACGCGTTCCTATGAAGCGAATGTCACTGCGATGAATGCCTCGAAAAGCATGTTTATGAAAGCATTGGAAATCGGAAAATAA
- a CDS encoding flagellar hook-basal body complex protein — translation MLRSMYSGISGMKNFQVKLDVIGNNISNVNTVGFKKSTITFQDLLSQNMSNSGANPMQVGLGSTSASLNVNHNAGSAMSTGVGTDLTIMGDGFFVVQDPEAPGAEGQYLTRAGNFTVTADGNLVTAQGYNVLGDDGQPINISGYDSYTINRLGEVIGKQADGTEEVAANIGIATPENPAGLRKFGGSLYEMTNIASPGGLVIENAAQAGTEIGSGMLEMSNVDLTEEFTEMIIAQRGFQANSRTITTSDELLQEVVNLKR, via the coding sequence ATGTTGCGTTCCATGTACTCCGGGATTTCCGGCATGAAAAACTTCCAGGTGAAATTGGATGTTATCGGTAATAATATTTCCAACGTCAATACGGTCGGATTCAAGAAAAGCACCATCACGTTCCAAGATCTATTGAGCCAAAATATGTCCAATAGCGGGGCTAATCCGATGCAAGTTGGCCTTGGTTCAACTAGCGCTTCTTTGAACGTCAATCACAACGCCGGGTCAGCCATGTCGACAGGCGTCGGAACCGACTTAACGATTATGGGCGACGGATTCTTTGTCGTGCAAGATCCGGAAGCACCTGGCGCTGAAGGGCAATATTTAACGCGCGCGGGTAATTTCACGGTTACGGCTGATGGCAACTTGGTCACGGCTCAAGGCTATAACGTATTGGGCGATGATGGACAGCCAATCAATATCAGCGGCTACGATTCTTACACAATCAACCGTCTAGGTGAAGTCATTGGAAAGCAAGCGGATGGCACAGAGGAAGTCGCAGCGAATATCGGCATCGCCACTCCTGAAAATCCAGCTGGCCTGCGCAAGTTTGGCGGTTCTTTGTATGAAATGACCAATATCGCAAGCCCTGGTGGCCTGGTAATAGAAAATGCTGCACAAGCGGGCACAGAAATTGGTTCTGGAATGCTCGAAATGTCCAACGTTGACCTTACGGAAGAGTTTACGGAAATGATTATTGCGCAGCGTGGTTTCCAAGCGAATTCACGGACCATCACGACTTCAGATGAACTGCTTCAGGAAGTCGTGAACTTGAAACGATGA
- a CDS encoding flagellar hook capping FlgD N-terminal domain-containing protein, with product MNITTATTAANQPAAAAEKTKPDALGQDAFLKILIAQLKYQDPMEPQKDAEFIGQMAQFSSLEQLTQLNKTMTGYAGEGGSASLAGSAHLLGTEVSWSANEQAGTGIVKAVTMKNGEIMVELVGEETKIPLSAIERIEQQGEIKNEQAAEQA from the coding sequence ATGAATATCACCACAGCAACGACGGCGGCGAACCAGCCGGCGGCAGCTGCAGAAAAAACAAAGCCGGATGCACTCGGGCAAGACGCTTTCCTGAAAATCCTGATCGCCCAGCTGAAATACCAGGATCCGATGGAACCGCAAAAAGATGCAGAATTCATTGGGCAGATGGCACAGTTCAGCAGCCTCGAGCAGTTGACGCAATTGAATAAGACGATGACAGGCTACGCTGGAGAAGGCGGAAGCGCATCGCTTGCAGGTTCTGCCCATTTGCTCGGGACCGAAGTCAGCTGGTCGGCGAATGAACAAGCTGGCACCGGCATTGTCAAAGCGGTCACGATGAAGAACGGTGAGATCATGGTCGAGCTGGTCGGCGAAGAAACGAAGATTCCATTGTCGGCTATTGAACGGATTGAACAGCAAGGCGAAATCAAAAATGAACAGGCGGCCGAGCAAGCTTAA
- a CDS encoding flagellar hook-length control protein FliK has protein sequence MNALVSALTSRPAASAAAVKTPASNEPAGQFGQLLMALSKEPAQAIAEPETALEELPMKELAALLEQLSDMPKEQLTEEQQALQYAVFQLLADVNGEQLQQAIEAFSSDEEVQGELAALVKQIKSLLLTAKEFVQPAEFSGVAEKEIASAEAAPEEALRPLIELAAQLKEETLPSEKLLLLKELTPIKTEARLPFAQTPAAWLRALSKDSTQANNAVEQQAPDTQAAKAVPAEGETIPKAEAVQAAAPVKTEGQVQAVVLPAALADQKPVDVPVRQVPVQKLSETLAEWISSPARLSTGGNEARLRINIFPEHLGHLEILVSTAGGKVSAQIIASHGAAKEAVEFQLNQLRMSLSQQGVEIDRLEVREERNSSEFQQHERQRESPFADASGNSAGRRGGSSGESVSDDADIPQRRQREAVSANGQVNYTV, from the coding sequence GTGAACGCGCTGGTGTCTGCGTTAACCAGCCGGCCCGCTGCATCCGCAGCTGCAGTGAAAACGCCGGCAAGCAATGAGCCCGCAGGACAGTTTGGGCAATTGCTCATGGCGTTATCGAAAGAACCGGCGCAGGCGATAGCGGAGCCTGAAACCGCACTAGAAGAGTTGCCGATGAAAGAACTCGCAGCGCTCCTCGAGCAATTATCGGACATGCCTAAAGAACAATTGACCGAAGAGCAGCAAGCTTTGCAATACGCAGTGTTCCAATTGCTTGCAGATGTCAACGGTGAGCAGCTTCAGCAAGCTATCGAAGCCTTTAGTTCCGACGAAGAGGTGCAGGGTGAATTGGCTGCGCTGGTAAAACAAATAAAATCCTTATTGCTGACTGCTAAAGAATTCGTACAGCCCGCGGAATTTTCGGGGGTCGCGGAAAAAGAAATTGCCTCAGCTGAAGCGGCGCCGGAAGAAGCGCTGCGCCCGCTCATCGAGTTGGCTGCGCAGCTGAAAGAAGAAACGCTTCCTTCAGAAAAGCTGCTGTTATTGAAAGAGCTCACGCCGATTAAAACGGAAGCGCGCCTGCCATTTGCACAGACGCCTGCCGCCTGGCTGCGCGCGCTGTCGAAGGACAGCACTCAAGCTAACAATGCGGTTGAACAGCAAGCGCCTGACACGCAAGCTGCGAAAGCGGTGCCTGCAGAGGGCGAAACGATTCCAAAAGCGGAAGCAGTTCAAGCTGCAGCTCCTGTGAAAACAGAAGGGCAAGTGCAGGCTGTTGTACTTCCGGCTGCTCTTGCTGATCAAAAGCCAGTGGATGTTCCGGTTCGGCAAGTGCCGGTGCAGAAGCTGTCGGAAACGCTCGCGGAATGGATCAGCTCACCGGCCCGCTTGAGCACTGGTGGAAATGAAGCGCGCTTGCGTATCAATATTTTTCCTGAACATCTCGGCCATCTGGAGATTTTGGTAAGCACGGCAGGCGGCAAAGTCAGCGCACAAATCATCGCGAGCCACGGCGCAGCGAAAGAAGCCGTGGAGTTCCAATTAAATCAATTGCGCATGTCACTGTCTCAGCAAGGTGTGGAGATCGATCGCTTGGAAGTGCGGGAAGAGCGCAATTCATCTGAATTCCAACAGCACGAACGGCAGCGGGAATCGCCTTTCGCGGATGCGTCTGGAAATAGCGCTGGCCGGCGCGGCGGAAGCAGCGGTGAATCCGTTTCGGATGATGCTGATATACCGCAGAGGCGCCAGCGTGAAGCTGTTTCAGCCAATGGCCAAGTGAATTATACCGTTTAA
- the fliE gene encoding flagellar hook-basal body complex protein FliE: MEKIAQLQTPFLQNQFLEKMQPEPQATGFGDVFKNALKEVSAAQNVSDKKTDQLLTGEVKDVHEVMIASQKASLSLQMTMQVRNKVVEAYQEVMRMQV, encoded by the coding sequence ATGGAGAAAATTGCACAGTTGCAAACACCGTTTCTGCAAAATCAATTCCTGGAAAAAATGCAGCCGGAGCCGCAAGCGACAGGGTTCGGCGATGTCTTCAAGAATGCATTGAAAGAAGTCAGCGCGGCGCAAAATGTATCCGATAAAAAGACGGATCAATTGTTGACGGGCGAAGTGAAAGACGTCCATGAAGTGATGATCGCTTCGCAAAAAGCGAGCCTATCGCTTCAAATGACAATGCAAGTGCGCAATAAAGTGGTGGAAGCGTACCAAGAAGTGATGAGAATGCAAGTATGA
- the fliJ gene encoding flagellar export protein FliJ produces MTRFNFRFQKILELKENETQLAQVEMAEALKKEQAVREQSEALHSKIAQVEEMKKAKEQKGLPISELRMLEEYIHQLYEQSSMANREVATHERIVSRSQDALKEKAREEKTWGNLKEQNYAAHQKEHQAAEQNFFDDLAGSRYYRLGRTGDAQ; encoded by the coding sequence GTGACACGATTCAATTTCCGATTCCAGAAAATTCTCGAACTGAAAGAAAATGAAACACAGCTGGCACAAGTAGAGATGGCCGAAGCACTGAAAAAAGAGCAGGCAGTCCGTGAACAAAGTGAAGCATTGCATAGCAAGATCGCCCAGGTGGAAGAAATGAAAAAAGCAAAAGAGCAAAAAGGCCTTCCGATCTCTGAGCTGCGCATGCTAGAAGAATACATCCACCAGCTCTATGAGCAATCGTCCATGGCGAACCGCGAAGTTGCGACGCACGAACGCATTGTCTCGAGAAGCCAGGATGCCTTAAAAGAAAAAGCGCGTGAAGAAAAAACCTGGGGCAATTTAAAAGAGCAAAACTATGCCGCCCACCAAAAAGAACATCAAGCGGCCGAGCAGAACTTTTTCGATGACCTGGCCGGCAGCCGTTATTACCGCCTTGGCAGAACCGGTGACGCACAGTGA
- the fliF gene encoding flagellar basal-body MS-ring/collar protein FliF — protein MKEKFETYKTKTKDSWGSLSKATKWLMAASFFITLLALGLFVFFNSQTNMSPLYSNLDPAEAGEIKAAIETQGIPVEVSTDGSTISVPDEQVASLKVSLAAEGLPKNGNVTYGIFSENMGLGMTDRHFDVVERDAMQNELAYLVKQIAGVTDANVMITLPKENVWLTDEEQVSTASIVIQGDGTLNLDQKQINGLYHLVSKSVPNLPMEQIVIMDQNGQVFELQDTGAPDTNLTVYQQNREIQQGIEQDIQRELQQMLGLLLGQDKVVVSVMANIDFTKEKREEQLVEPVDLETGEGIDISVERIVETYASEGAALADDAGTGETDIANYPAADGTGTSESERTEERINREVNRISRQIEMSPYVIDDITINVGVEPPVPDNPASLTEQNMTDIRNLLGNTVSASLSMNEFQPTPAELDDRISIFATEFQGRPELAEEEPVTTFWTGVPLLWYVLAGVAVILLTGIILLVAKRRKKQQEELAAELEMDYFERAAAKMQPAANATEQDGGVDLSEFNNRTNPKRKTIEKLAKGRPDDFTNLLRSWMADD, from the coding sequence ATGAAAGAGAAGTTCGAAACCTATAAAACCAAAACAAAAGACTCCTGGGGCAGTTTATCGAAAGCGACCAAATGGCTGATGGCCGCGTCCTTTTTCATCACATTACTTGCCCTAGGGCTTTTTGTTTTCTTCAATAGCCAAACGAATATGTCGCCTTTGTACTCCAATTTGGATCCTGCGGAAGCAGGCGAAATCAAGGCAGCGATCGAAACCCAAGGAATTCCAGTCGAAGTGTCGACGGACGGCTCGACCATCTCCGTCCCGGACGAGCAAGTCGCCAGCTTGAAAGTGAGCCTAGCGGCAGAGGGCTTGCCGAAAAACGGCAATGTCACGTACGGCATATTCAGTGAAAACATGGGGCTTGGGATGACCGACCGCCATTTTGATGTCGTGGAACGTGACGCGATGCAAAACGAACTTGCGTATTTGGTGAAACAAATCGCTGGCGTGACTGATGCCAACGTCATGATTACCTTGCCGAAAGAAAATGTCTGGCTGACCGATGAAGAACAAGTGTCGACCGCATCGATCGTCATCCAAGGCGACGGCACTTTGAATTTGGACCAAAAACAAATCAACGGTTTATACCATTTGGTCAGCAAGTCGGTGCCGAATTTACCGATGGAACAAATCGTCATTATGGATCAGAACGGACAAGTATTTGAATTGCAAGATACAGGCGCTCCGGACACCAATTTGACGGTCTATCAGCAAAACCGAGAAATCCAGCAAGGCATCGAACAAGATATTCAACGTGAATTGCAGCAGATGCTCGGGCTATTGCTCGGGCAGGACAAAGTCGTTGTTTCCGTTATGGCAAACATCGATTTCACGAAAGAAAAACGCGAAGAGCAATTGGTGGAGCCGGTTGATCTCGAAACGGGCGAAGGCATCGACATCAGCGTCGAGCGGATCGTCGAAACTTATGCAAGTGAAGGGGCGGCGCTGGCAGATGATGCCGGAACCGGGGAAACGGATATTGCCAATTACCCCGCAGCAGACGGCACCGGAACGAGTGAATCCGAACGGACCGAAGAACGCATCAATCGCGAAGTCAACCGCATTAGCCGGCAGATCGAGATGAGCCCTTATGTCATCGACGATATTACGATCAATGTCGGCGTCGAGCCGCCGGTGCCGGACAATCCGGCAAGTTTGACCGAGCAGAACATGACCGATATCCGTAATTTACTCGGGAATACGGTCAGCGCATCGCTCAGCATGAACGAGTTCCAGCCGACGCCGGCAGAACTCGATGACCGCATTTCAATTTTTGCGACAGAATTCCAAGGGCGTCCGGAACTGGCCGAAGAAGAGCCGGTCACGACATTCTGGACAGGCGTTCCACTTCTTTGGTACGTACTTGCCGGAGTGGCTGTGATCTTGTTGACGGGAATCATTCTCCTTGTAGCCAAGAGACGCAAAAAGCAGCAGGAAGAATTGGCAGCAGAACTTGAGATGGATTATTTCGAGCGGGCGGCTGCGAAAATGCAGCCAGCAGCAAACGCCACCGAACAAGACGGTGGAGTCGATTTGTCTGAATTTAATAATCGGACCAATCCAAAGCGCAAAACCATCGAGAAGCTTGCTAAAGGGCGTCCTGATGATTTCACAAATCTACTGCGCTCATGGATGGCGGATGATTAG
- the fliG gene encoding flagellar motor switch protein FliG encodes MVERIKELTGIQKVAVLLVGMGPDVSVEVFKRLSEREIDQLTMEISNVRQLKNSQTEKVINEFYEMVLAQDYMNEGGLSYAREVLEKALGKEKAIDTIGRLSNRLQVKPFNFARRLDPARLVTVLQNEQAQTIALVLSYLDPKQSSQILSQLPIEQRAEVAKRIALMESTSPDVIQQVEQILERKLSSVNGVQDYAVTGGVEAIVRVLNQVDRSTEKAILSELESGSPELVAEIKKLMFVFEDLVKLDVRSIQRVIREVSDVELSLALKAASDEVKESIFRNMSSRRSELIREEIEVMGPVKLKDVENAQTEIVALIRKLEEEGEITVSREEGDELIV; translated from the coding sequence ATGGTAGAACGCATTAAAGAATTGACGGGAATCCAAAAAGTCGCCGTATTGCTTGTAGGTATGGGTCCTGACGTTTCCGTCGAAGTATTCAAGCGCTTATCTGAAAGGGAAATCGACCAATTGACGATGGAAATCTCCAATGTGCGCCAATTGAAGAACAGCCAGACAGAAAAAGTGATCAACGAATTTTATGAAATGGTCCTGGCGCAGGATTATATGAACGAAGGCGGGCTCAGCTACGCGCGGGAAGTTCTCGAAAAAGCGCTCGGCAAAGAAAAGGCCATCGACACGATCGGCCGCCTGTCAAATCGGCTTCAAGTCAAGCCATTCAATTTCGCGAGGCGCTTGGATCCGGCCCGGCTTGTGACCGTGTTGCAGAACGAACAGGCACAGACGATTGCATTGGTGTTGTCTTATCTTGATCCAAAGCAATCTTCGCAAATCCTCTCGCAGTTGCCGATTGAGCAGCGGGCGGAAGTAGCAAAACGAATTGCGTTAATGGAAAGTACGTCACCCGATGTTATCCAGCAAGTGGAACAAATTTTGGAGCGGAAACTATCTTCTGTGAACGGTGTCCAGGATTACGCAGTGACCGGTGGGGTGGAAGCGATTGTCCGCGTCCTCAACCAAGTCGACCGGAGTACAGAAAAAGCCATTTTGTCTGAACTTGAAAGCGGCAGCCCAGAGCTTGTCGCGGAAATCAAAAAACTTATGTTTGTCTTCGAAGACCTGGTTAAATTGGACGTGCGTTCAATCCAGCGGGTTATTCGCGAAGTGAGCGATGTGGAATTAAGCCTGGCATTGAAGGCAGCAAGTGATGAAGTTAAGGAAAGCATATTTAGAAACATGTCTTCAAGACGCTCAGAACTGATTAGAGAAGAGATAGAAGTGATGGGGCCTGTGAAACTGAAGGATGTGGAAAATGCGCAGACTGAAATCGTAGCGCTGATCCGCAAGCTTGAAGAAGAAGGCGAAATCACCGTTTCCCGGGAAGAGGGAGATGAACTGATTGTCTAA
- a CDS encoding flagellar FlbD family protein, with protein sequence MIRLTRLNRSEIVLNAVYIERIEAMPDTVVTLTTGRKVHVLEPVQTVIDSVSAYYRDINILPKLHDAPMEE encoded by the coding sequence ATGATTCGCTTAACAAGGCTGAACCGTTCTGAAATTGTCTTGAATGCGGTTTATATTGAGCGTATTGAAGCCATGCCGGACACGGTTGTTACGCTTACTACCGGAAGAAAAGTGCATGTGTTGGAGCCAGTACAGACAGTGATTGACTCAGTCTCGGCTTATTACCGTGACATCAACATTCTGCCGAAATTGCACGATGCACCCATGGAAGAGTAA
- the fliM gene encoding flagellar motor switch protein FliM, whose protein sequence is METNFSGINREALNSKKIHTYDFKKALRFSQDQIRTLSRIHENFARLLTSYFSTQLRTYVQITAEKVEQVAYTDFLENIEKKSILGVFEAPPLNGSMVMKFSPEVAYVMFDRLLGGQGNVGQKPSDLTEIEISVINRIFAQSLGCFQEAWTSVIELTPELKEVEVNPQFLPMASPNETVIIVKLQAKIGETEGEIQLCLPHLVLEQVLPKLSARHWLASQKKAVEHEEVEVLERRLHATKMDVAAVLGEVAIDIKDFLDLKKGDILRLDESIDAPVKLYIDQKQKFLAQPGISKGRLAVQITGLCVEGEVCDEG, encoded by the coding sequence ATGGAAACAAATTTTTCAGGCATCAATAGAGAAGCCTTGAACAGCAAGAAAATTCATACCTATGATTTCAAGAAGGCCTTGCGATTTTCACAAGACCAGATTCGGACACTATCCCGCATCCATGAGAATTTTGCGCGTCTGTTGACTTCCTATTTTTCGACACAACTGCGTACCTATGTGCAAATTACCGCTGAAAAAGTGGAGCAAGTGGCTTATACAGATTTCCTCGAGAATATTGAGAAAAAGTCGATTCTCGGCGTATTTGAAGCGCCTCCGCTTAACGGCAGCATGGTGATGAAGTTTTCGCCGGAAGTGGCATATGTCATGTTTGACCGCTTGCTTGGCGGTCAAGGAAATGTGGGGCAAAAGCCGAGTGATTTGACCGAAATCGAAATCAGTGTCATCAACCGGATCTTTGCCCAGTCTCTGGGTTGCTTTCAGGAAGCTTGGACATCGGTCATTGAGCTAACACCCGAATTAAAGGAAGTGGAAGTGAACCCGCAATTCTTGCCGATGGCTTCGCCGAATGAAACGGTCATCATCGTTAAATTACAGGCGAAGATTGGCGAAACGGAAGGCGAGATTCAGTTATGCCTGCCGCATTTGGTGCTAGAACAGGTCTTGCCGAAATTATCTGCACGCCATTGGCTGGCAAGCCAGAAAAAAGCAGTCGAGCATGAGGAAGTGGAAGTGCTCGAAAGGCGTCTCCACGCAACGAAGATGGACGTAGCGGCAGTGCTGGGCGAAGTGGCAATCGATATCAAGGATTTTCTGGACCTGAAGAAAGGCGATATTCTTCGCTTAGATGAATCAATTGATGCGCCGGTAAAGCTGTATATCGACCAGAAGCAGAAATTCCTTGCACAGCCGGGAATTTCAAAAGGCCGCTTGGCGGTACAAATTACAGGCTTGTGTGTGGAAGGGGAAGTTTGCGATGAAGGATGA
- a CDS encoding FliH/SctL family protein produces the protein MSNIIRSTEQSGTKIIGLRKVETRRPFEAQADSDVEQYGVHLKEEVSGLEQQLDTLRKQLAEEQQQAHAEMAEWRETQQQQALEQAEQQAQAAAEAGFQEGFTQGLAQAEVDFLQKRELMESLIAAAYEEQRRIIRESEPFLLSLSTEIARKIIRNELMQDDVQLLSIIRHALRQADDTEEVAIHVALEDYPAMLPFEDELKSYIRAGAELKLMPVAGQAPSGCTIHTKSGSFDATLDSQLNEIKKQLLVYCEEKSNDEADR, from the coding sequence TTGTCTAATATCATCCGCAGCACCGAACAAAGCGGCACAAAAATCATCGGATTACGCAAAGTGGAAACCCGCCGGCCGTTCGAAGCTCAAGCGGATTCAGACGTCGAACAGTACGGTGTACATTTAAAAGAAGAAGTCAGCGGCCTGGAGCAGCAATTGGACACGCTGAGAAAACAATTGGCTGAAGAACAGCAACAAGCACACGCAGAAATGGCCGAATGGCGTGAAACTCAACAGCAGCAAGCGCTAGAACAAGCGGAGCAACAGGCGCAAGCTGCCGCGGAAGCTGGATTTCAAGAAGGCTTCACCCAAGGGCTCGCTCAAGCCGAAGTGGATTTTCTCCAAAAGCGCGAGCTGATGGAAAGCTTGATCGCTGCGGCTTACGAAGAACAGCGCCGCATCATCCGGGAATCGGAACCGTTCTTGCTATCGCTCAGCACCGAAATCGCGCGGAAAATCATCCGCAATGAATTGATGCAAGACGATGTGCAACTCTTGTCGATCATCCGCCACGCGCTTCGGCAAGCGGACGATACGGAAGAAGTCGCCATCCATGTGGCACTCGAAGACTATCCGGCGATGCTGCCGTTTGAAGACGAGCTGAAAAGCTATATCCGGGCAGGCGCAGAACTCAAACTGATGCCAGTCGCAGGGCAAGCGCCTTCTGGGTGCACCATCCACACGAAAAGCGGCTCGTTTGACGCGACACTGGATAGCCAGCTGAATGAAATCAAAAAGCAATTGCTCGTTTATTGTGAGGAGAAATCCAATGATGAAGCTGATAGATAG
- the fliI gene encoding flagellar protein export ATPase FliI has product MKLIDSEYLTLLEEIEPVRKHGKVVQVIGLTIEAQGPNAKLGELCLLYPSRFDPPIEAEVVGFKENKIMLMPLRDLAQVGPGCLVVATGVPLQIRVGPAILGKILDGTGKPLDDNKLPKGLKKYSTTNTPPNPLKRPRIDKPLEVGVRAIDGLLTVGQGQRIGVFAGSGVGKSTLMGMIARNTEADVNVIALIGERGREVRDFIERDLGPEGLKNSVVVAATSDQTPMQRIKGALTATAIAEYFRDQGKNVMLMMDSVTRFAMAQREVGLAVGEPPTSKGYTPSVFALLPRLLERSGTSSKGSITAFYTVLVDGDDMNEPIADAVRGILDGHIVLDRKLAQKGQFPAINIMASVSRIMNEVTTRDHQRAATELKRLLAAHDSAEDLINIGAYKSGANKEIDEAIRAYPLIREYLQQDIYEKAELTESVERLARQFGGADT; this is encoded by the coding sequence ATGAAGCTGATAGATAGCGAATATTTGACGCTGCTGGAAGAAATCGAGCCGGTGAGAAAACACGGAAAAGTCGTCCAAGTGATTGGCTTGACCATTGAAGCACAAGGCCCAAACGCCAAGCTCGGCGAGTTGTGCTTACTTTATCCAAGCCGTTTTGACCCGCCGATTGAGGCTGAAGTCGTCGGCTTCAAGGAAAACAAAATTATGCTCATGCCATTGCGCGATTTGGCGCAAGTCGGTCCAGGCTGCCTCGTCGTGGCAACAGGCGTGCCGTTGCAGATCCGTGTCGGCCCGGCCATTCTTGGGAAAATCCTAGATGGCACCGGAAAGCCTTTGGATGACAATAAATTGCCGAAAGGCTTAAAGAAATATTCCACGACCAATACGCCGCCGAACCCGCTGAAGCGGCCGCGCATCGACAAGCCTTTGGAAGTCGGCGTGCGCGCGATCGACGGCTTGCTGACGGTCGGGCAAGGTCAGCGCATCGGCGTATTTGCCGGAAGCGGCGTCGGAAAAAGCACGCTTATGGGCATGATCGCCCGCAACACCGAAGCCGATGTCAACGTCATCGCGCTGATCGGCGAGCGCGGCCGGGAAGTGCGTGATTTCATTGAACGCGATCTCGGGCCAGAAGGATTGAAAAACTCGGTCGTGGTCGCTGCAACCTCCGACCAGACGCCGATGCAGCGCATCAAAGGCGCCTTGACGGCCACGGCGATCGCGGAGTATTTCCGCGATCAGGGGAAAAACGTCATGTTGATGATGGATTCCGTTACCCGTTTTGCCATGGCGCAGCGCGAAGTGGGTCTTGCTGTCGGTGAACCGCCGACCAGCAAAGGCTATACGCCGAGTGTCTTCGCATTATTGCCGCGTTTATTGGAGCGCTCCGGCACTTCCTCGAAAGGATCGATTACGGCATTCTACACCGTCTTGGTCGATGGCGATGACATGAACGAGCCGATTGCCGATGCGGTGCGCGGAATCTTGGACGGCCACATCGTCCTGGACCGTAAATTGGCGCAAAAAGGGCAATTCCCCGCGATCAATATCATGGCCAGCGTGAGCCGCATCATGAATGAAGTGACGACGCGCGACCATCAAAGAGCCGCGACCGAATTGAAGCGATTGCTCGCAGCTCACGATTCCGCGGAAGACTTGATCAATATCGGGGCCTATAAAAGCGGCGCCAATAAAGAAATCGATGAAGCGATCCGGGCGTATCCATTGATTCGCGAATATTTACAGCAAGATATTTACGAGAAGGCCGAATTGACGGAAAGCGTCGAACGGCTCGCACGACAATTTGGAGGTGCTGATACGTGA